DNA from Methylobacterium currus:
TGCATCGACGACCCGGAGGCGACCCTCAAGATCGTCGACCTCGTCCATGCCGAGTTCCCGGCCGCCCGCACCTATGTGCGGGTGTTCGACCGAGTCCAGGCGATCGAGGCGATGGGCCGGGACGTCGACTACCAGATCCGCGAGACCTTCGAATCGGCCCTCGCCTTCGGCCGCGCCACCCTGGAGGCGCTCGGCCTCTCCCCAGAGGAGGCGGCCCGCACGGTCGACGACGTGCGCAAGCGCGACCTCGCCCGGCTGGTGCTGCAGCAGGCCGGCGAGCCCCTCGACCGGGCCGACCCCCTGCGCAGCCTGGTGCGGATCAAGCCCGAGCCCCTGACCGCGCCGCTCCATGCCTCGCACGGCCTGAACCCCGAGACCGAGGACATCATCGCCCGCGAGCGGGCCGGCGCCGATGGGTGAGGCCCGACCGCCCGCACCGGGCCTCGCCGACGCCGCCCCGACTGCCCGCTTCGTCACCGGCTCCACCTTCCGCCACGTCGTGGTGATGGCGGCGACGGGCTCGGTCGGCCTGATGGCGATCTTCGTCGTCGACCTCCTGTCGCTGCTCTACATCGCCCGGCTCGGCGACCCGGTCCTGACGGCGGCGGTGGGCTTCGCCACCATCGTCCAGATCTTCGCGGTCTCGATCAATATCGGGATGATGATCGCGGTCGGCGCCCTGGTCTCGCGGGCCCTCGGGCGCGGCGATGTCGGGGAGGCGCGGCGGCTCGCCGCCTCGGCCCTGGTCCTGTCGATGGCCGCTTCGGGGCTGGTGGCGGCGCTCCTGCTGCCGCTGCTGACGCCGTTCCTGACGCTGATCGGCGCGGGGCCCGAGACCGTGCCGGCGGCCCGGACCTTCCTGTGGATCGCCCTGCCCTCGACCCTGCTGATGGCGCTCGGCATGGGGTTCTCCGGCGTGCTGCGGGCGGTGGGCGACGCGCGGCGGAGCATGAACGTGACGCTCGCCGGCGCCGCGGTCACCGCCGCCCTCGACCCGCTCCTGATCTTCGGCCTGCATCTCGGGATCGAGGGGGCGGCGGTCACGATCGTGATCGCCCGCCTCGCCTTCGCGTGGGTGGGCTATTCCGGTGCGGTCCGCATCCACCGGATGGTGGCGCGGCCGAGCCTCGCGGCGGTGCTCACCGATGCCGGGCCGATCCTGCGGGTCGCGCTGCCGACGGTGCTCACGAATCTCGCGCCTCCGGTGGCGAGCGCCTTCCTCGCCCACGTCATGGCGGGGTTCGGCACCGCGACGGTCGCCGGCAACGCGGTGGTCGATCGCGTGGTGCCGGTGGCCTTCGGCGGGTTGTTCGCCCTCTCCGGCGCGGTCGGGCCGATCCTCGGCCAGAACTGGGGCGCGGGGCGATTCGACCGG
Protein-coding regions in this window:
- a CDS encoding MATE family efflux transporter, which translates into the protein MGEARPPAPGLADAAPTARFVTGSTFRHVVVMAATGSVGLMAIFVVDLLSLLYIARLGDPVLTAAVGFATIVQIFAVSINIGMMIAVGALVSRALGRGDVGEARRLAASALVLSMAASGLVAALLLPLLTPFLTLIGAGPETVPAARTFLWIALPSTLLMALGMGFSGVLRAVGDARRSMNVTLAGAAVTAALDPLLIFGLHLGIEGAAVTIVIARLAFAWVGYSGAVRIHRMVARPSLAAVLTDAGPILRVALPTVLTNLAPPVASAFLAHVMAGFGTATVAGNAVVDRVVPVAFGGLFALSGAVGPILGQNWGAGRFDRMRASLRDAALVTGLYVAAVWLALVLARGPLTALFGLDGAGADLLGFFCHAGGAIWFFNGLLFLGNASFNNLGFPLAASALNWGRATLGTMPPALVGAHLAGPEGAMAGTGIGSALFGVLGLALAFRVVGVLERREAASLGTEAGRSAEARRP